A single window of Synechococcus sp. CBW1004 DNA harbors:
- a CDS encoding YheT family hydrolase, translated as MQQSILEELGISPFRPRAPWLDGDLQTLRDTLRAVSVPDPQQGQALQVPLEGGASLLALLDRPIEGPPHALVLLSHGLGGSSESQGTRRLAMALRLEGFAVLRLNLRGAGEGRALAPGSYAAECNRDLLPVLQMARRLAAELGMAGAPLPLAGAGISLGGAILLNAEVAARRQGESGLDALACLSSPLDLEACSRQFERRRNRLYQRWLVRRLRQQVLEDPYGIEADLRRALSSAERPRSIRAFDALVTAPRWGHASVEAYYTAASPLRWLTSDLPLPPILVLQAIDDPWVPADAALSLQQRRLHGEALNPRVELCLPESGGHNGFHAPGDSPNGCWSDRLTARWLRKRLSPGR; from the coding sequence ATGCAGCAGTCGATCCTCGAGGAGCTCGGGATCTCCCCCTTCCGCCCCCGGGCCCCCTGGTTGGACGGCGACCTGCAGACGTTGCGGGACACCCTGCGCGCCGTCAGCGTCCCCGATCCGCAGCAGGGTCAGGCGCTGCAGGTGCCCTTGGAAGGCGGGGCCAGCCTGCTCGCCCTGCTGGATCGGCCGATCGAAGGACCACCCCACGCCCTGGTGCTGCTGAGCCACGGGCTGGGCGGGTCCAGCGAGAGCCAGGGCACGAGGCGCCTGGCGATGGCCTTGCGGCTCGAAGGCTTCGCCGTGCTGCGGCTCAACCTTCGCGGGGCCGGCGAGGGCCGTGCCCTGGCCCCGGGGAGCTACGCGGCCGAGTGCAACCGCGACCTGCTGCCGGTGCTGCAGATGGCCCGCCGGCTCGCCGCCGAGCTCGGGATGGCCGGCGCACCCTTGCCCCTGGCGGGGGCCGGCATCTCCCTGGGCGGAGCGATCCTGCTCAACGCCGAGGTGGCGGCGAGACGCCAGGGGGAGAGCGGACTGGATGCCCTCGCCTGCCTCAGCAGCCCTCTGGATCTTGAGGCCTGCTCACGGCAGTTCGAACGGCGGCGCAACCGTCTCTATCAGCGCTGGCTGGTGCGCAGGCTGCGCCAGCAGGTGCTGGAGGATCCGTACGGCATCGAGGCCGATCTGCGGAGGGCCCTGAGCTCCGCCGAACGCCCCCGCTCGATCCGCGCCTTCGATGCCCTGGTCACCGCCCCCCGCTGGGGTCATGCCTCGGTGGAGGCGTACTACACGGCCGCCAGCCCGCTGCGCTGGCTGACGAGCGATCTTCCCCTGCCGCCGATTCTGGTGCTGCAGGCGATCGACGATCCCTGGGTGCCGGCAGACGCGGCCCTGTCGCTTCAGCAACGCCGCCTGCACGGCGAAGCGCTGAACCCCAGGGTGGAGCTGTGCCTGCCTGAGTCCGGCGGGCACAACGGCTTTCACGCCCCCGGCGACAGCCCCAACGGCTGCTGGAGCGACCGGCTCACGGCCCGCTGGCTGCGGAAACGCCTCAGCCCGGGGAGGTGA
- a CDS encoding ferredoxin, with product MAAFPPEGVRVQHHLLLCATPTKALCHPDPAVGAASWEALKRLVRELGLEDPARPEGVVWRNKADCLRVCREGPVLLIWPEGIIYGGVSAERIERIVRQHVIGGVPVQEWILSRTPLAPPPALTSPALTSPG from the coding sequence ATGGCCGCCTTCCCGCCCGAAGGGGTCCGGGTGCAGCATCACCTGCTGCTCTGCGCCACCCCCACCAAGGCCCTCTGCCATCCCGATCCGGCCGTCGGAGCCGCCAGCTGGGAGGCCCTCAAGCGCCTGGTGCGCGAGCTCGGCCTGGAGGATCCGGCCCGCCCCGAGGGGGTGGTCTGGCGCAACAAGGCCGACTGCCTGCGCGTCTGCAGGGAGGGTCCGGTGCTGCTGATCTGGCCGGAGGGGATCATCTACGGCGGTGTCTCCGCCGAGCGCATCGAGCGGATCGTGCGGCAGCACGTGATCGGCGGCGTGCCCGTGCAGGAGTGGATCCTCAGCCGCACCCCCCTGGCCCCCCCCCCGGCGCTCACCTCCCCGGCGCTCACCTCCCCGGGCTGA